A window of Struthio camelus isolate bStrCam1 chromosome 15, bStrCam1.hap1, whole genome shotgun sequence contains these coding sequences:
- the GPRC5B gene encoding G-protein coupled receptor family C group 5 member B isoform X3: protein MKTYPAIGFFLLFVISYGSSENSSTSRGCGLDLLPQYVYLCDLDAIWGIVLEAVAGAGVLTTLLLMLILLVRLPFIKDKEKKSPLGMHFLFLLGTLGLFGLTFAFIIQEDETVCSTRRFLWGVIFALCFSCLLAQAWRLRRLVRHGKSPSGWHLAGVAICLMLVQVIIATEWLILTVVRDNKLACNYEPMDFAMALIYVMFLMVFTMGFSLFTLCGKFKKWKKNGVCLIITLFFSILIWVAWMTMYLFGNAELKRKDKWSDPTLAIALVSSGWVFVIFHAIPEVHCTILPSQQENTPNYFDTSQPRMRETAFEEDIQLPRSYMENKAFSMDEHNAALRTAGFRNGSLGSRPSAPFRSNVYQPTEMAVVLNGGTIPTAPPSYTGRHLW, encoded by the exons atgaaaacctaCCCAGCCAttggtttcttcctcctctttgtgaTCAGCTACGGCTCTTCCGAAAACTCGAGCACGTCCAGAGGGTGCGGACTGGATCTCCTCCCTCAGTATGTTTACCTGTGTGACCTGGATGCCATCTGGGGAATAGTACTGGAGGCAGTTGCGGGAGCAGGTGTGCTCACAACCCTGCTGCTGATGCTGATTTTGCTGGTGAGGTTGCCCTTcataaaggacaaagaaaagaagagcCCGCTGGGAAtgcatttcctctttcttttgggGACTCTAGGACTGTTTGGGCTGACGTTTGCTTTCATCATACAAGAAGATGAAACAGTGTGTTCCACCCGAAGATTTCTGTGGGGAGTTATCTTTGCTTTGTGCTTCTCATGCTTGCTTGCTCAAGCCTGGAGACTTCGTAGACTAGTTCGACATGGGAAAAGTCCATCTGGCTGGCATCTAGCTGGTGTGGCAATCTGCCTGATGCTCGTTCAAGTCATTATTGCAACTGAGTGGTTAATACTGACAGTTGTGAGAGATAACAAGCTGGCCTGCAATTATGAACCAATGGATTTTGCTATGGCTTTGATTTACGTTATGTTCCTGATGGTATTCACCATGggattttctcttttcactctTTGTGGAAAGtttaagaaatggaagaaaaatggagTATGCCTCATTATAAcgctctttttttccattctgattTGGGTAGCCTGGATGACTATGTACCTCTTTGGTAACGCTGAactgaagagaaaagacaaatggAGTGATCCCACTCTTGCTATCGCACTGGTGTCCAGTGGCTGGGTGTTCGTTATTTTTCATGCTATACCAGAGGTCCACTGCACCATCCTTCCATCACAACAGGAAAACACACCCAATTATTTTGATACTTCACAGCCAAGGATGCGCGAAACTGCTTTTGAGGAGGATATACAGCTTCCTCGGAGCTACAtggaaaataaagccttttcaATGGATGAACATAATGCAG CACTAAGAACGGCAGGATTTCGAAACGGCAGTTTGGGAAGCCGACCTAGTGCTCCTTTTAGAAGCAATGTTTATCAGCCAACTGAGATGGCAGTTGTGCTAAATGGTGGGACT ATACCAACTGCTCCGCCAAGTTACACTGGACGACACCTCTGGTGA
- the GPRC5B gene encoding G-protein coupled receptor family C group 5 member B isoform X2, with translation MLYMLLTNNRKMKTYPAIGFFLLFVISYGSSENSSTSRGCGLDLLPQYVYLCDLDAIWGIVLEAVAGAGVLTTLLLMLILLVRLPFIKDKEKKSPLGMHFLFLLGTLGLFGLTFAFIIQEDETVCSTRRFLWGVIFALCFSCLLAQAWRLRRLVRHGKSPSGWHLAGVAICLMLVQVIIATEWLILTVVRDNKLACNYEPMDFAMALIYVMFLMVFTMGFSLFTLCGKFKKWKKNGVCLIITLFFSILIWVAWMTMYLFGNAELKRKDKWSDPTLAIALVSSGWVFVIFHAIPEVHCTILPSQQENTPNYFDTSQPRMRETAFEEDIQLPRSYMENKAFSMDEHNAALRTAGFRNGSLGSRPSAPFRSNVYQPTEMAVVLNGGTIPTAPPSYTGRHLW, from the exons ATGCTTTATATGTTACTTACCAACA acagaaaaatgaaaacctaCCCAGCCAttggtttcttcctcctctttgtgaTCAGCTACGGCTCTTCCGAAAACTCGAGCACGTCCAGAGGGTGCGGACTGGATCTCCTCCCTCAGTATGTTTACCTGTGTGACCTGGATGCCATCTGGGGAATAGTACTGGAGGCAGTTGCGGGAGCAGGTGTGCTCACAACCCTGCTGCTGATGCTGATTTTGCTGGTGAGGTTGCCCTTcataaaggacaaagaaaagaagagcCCGCTGGGAAtgcatttcctctttcttttgggGACTCTAGGACTGTTTGGGCTGACGTTTGCTTTCATCATACAAGAAGATGAAACAGTGTGTTCCACCCGAAGATTTCTGTGGGGAGTTATCTTTGCTTTGTGCTTCTCATGCTTGCTTGCTCAAGCCTGGAGACTTCGTAGACTAGTTCGACATGGGAAAAGTCCATCTGGCTGGCATCTAGCTGGTGTGGCAATCTGCCTGATGCTCGTTCAAGTCATTATTGCAACTGAGTGGTTAATACTGACAGTTGTGAGAGATAACAAGCTGGCCTGCAATTATGAACCAATGGATTTTGCTATGGCTTTGATTTACGTTATGTTCCTGATGGTATTCACCATGggattttctcttttcactctTTGTGGAAAGtttaagaaatggaagaaaaatggagTATGCCTCATTATAAcgctctttttttccattctgattTGGGTAGCCTGGATGACTATGTACCTCTTTGGTAACGCTGAactgaagagaaaagacaaatggAGTGATCCCACTCTTGCTATCGCACTGGTGTCCAGTGGCTGGGTGTTCGTTATTTTTCATGCTATACCAGAGGTCCACTGCACCATCCTTCCATCACAACAGGAAAACACACCCAATTATTTTGATACTTCACAGCCAAGGATGCGCGAAACTGCTTTTGAGGAGGATATACAGCTTCCTCGGAGCTACAtggaaaataaagccttttcaATGGATGAACATAATGCAG CACTAAGAACGGCAGGATTTCGAAACGGCAGTTTGGGAAGCCGACCTAGTGCTCCTTTTAGAAGCAATGTTTATCAGCCAACTGAGATGGCAGTTGTGCTAAATGGTGGGACT ATACCAACTGCTCCGCCAAGTTACACTGGACGACACCTCTGGTGA
- the GPRC5B gene encoding G-protein coupled receptor family C group 5 member B isoform X1, with the protein MKQNLILIQLTLVSGPASNYRKMKTYPAIGFFLLFVISYGSSENSSTSRGCGLDLLPQYVYLCDLDAIWGIVLEAVAGAGVLTTLLLMLILLVRLPFIKDKEKKSPLGMHFLFLLGTLGLFGLTFAFIIQEDETVCSTRRFLWGVIFALCFSCLLAQAWRLRRLVRHGKSPSGWHLAGVAICLMLVQVIIATEWLILTVVRDNKLACNYEPMDFAMALIYVMFLMVFTMGFSLFTLCGKFKKWKKNGVCLIITLFFSILIWVAWMTMYLFGNAELKRKDKWSDPTLAIALVSSGWVFVIFHAIPEVHCTILPSQQENTPNYFDTSQPRMRETAFEEDIQLPRSYMENKAFSMDEHNAALRTAGFRNGSLGSRPSAPFRSNVYQPTEMAVVLNGGTIPTAPPSYTGRHLW; encoded by the exons ATGAAACAGAATCTAATTCTGATACAACTTACACTTGTATCAGGTCCTGCGTCCAACT acagaaaaatgaaaacctaCCCAGCCAttggtttcttcctcctctttgtgaTCAGCTACGGCTCTTCCGAAAACTCGAGCACGTCCAGAGGGTGCGGACTGGATCTCCTCCCTCAGTATGTTTACCTGTGTGACCTGGATGCCATCTGGGGAATAGTACTGGAGGCAGTTGCGGGAGCAGGTGTGCTCACAACCCTGCTGCTGATGCTGATTTTGCTGGTGAGGTTGCCCTTcataaaggacaaagaaaagaagagcCCGCTGGGAAtgcatttcctctttcttttgggGACTCTAGGACTGTTTGGGCTGACGTTTGCTTTCATCATACAAGAAGATGAAACAGTGTGTTCCACCCGAAGATTTCTGTGGGGAGTTATCTTTGCTTTGTGCTTCTCATGCTTGCTTGCTCAAGCCTGGAGACTTCGTAGACTAGTTCGACATGGGAAAAGTCCATCTGGCTGGCATCTAGCTGGTGTGGCAATCTGCCTGATGCTCGTTCAAGTCATTATTGCAACTGAGTGGTTAATACTGACAGTTGTGAGAGATAACAAGCTGGCCTGCAATTATGAACCAATGGATTTTGCTATGGCTTTGATTTACGTTATGTTCCTGATGGTATTCACCATGggattttctcttttcactctTTGTGGAAAGtttaagaaatggaagaaaaatggagTATGCCTCATTATAAcgctctttttttccattctgattTGGGTAGCCTGGATGACTATGTACCTCTTTGGTAACGCTGAactgaagagaaaagacaaatggAGTGATCCCACTCTTGCTATCGCACTGGTGTCCAGTGGCTGGGTGTTCGTTATTTTTCATGCTATACCAGAGGTCCACTGCACCATCCTTCCATCACAACAGGAAAACACACCCAATTATTTTGATACTTCACAGCCAAGGATGCGCGAAACTGCTTTTGAGGAGGATATACAGCTTCCTCGGAGCTACAtggaaaataaagccttttcaATGGATGAACATAATGCAG CACTAAGAACGGCAGGATTTCGAAACGGCAGTTTGGGAAGCCGACCTAGTGCTCCTTTTAGAAGCAATGTTTATCAGCCAACTGAGATGGCAGTTGTGCTAAATGGTGGGACT ATACCAACTGCTCCGCCAAGTTACACTGGACGACACCTCTGGTGA